A stretch of Podospora bellae-mahoneyi strain CBS 112042 chromosome 5, whole genome shotgun sequence DNA encodes these proteins:
- a CDS encoding hypothetical protein (EggNog:ENOG503Q5Z7): MYNPSYDPMLSRPLTPDKSFHFLKLNPNLALFIPVPECTCCLFFQFYQCGCPDNQSHNGIGLFGELLRFRNPTQFACLYKCPIHFLPQAAQTILHNRGFRHRNDPLPVAQAPVELPFPCYKHQEECSYRISKKAAMNIRPSLGHSNKINKLKRKQKAKREVDWAKKHRKTLRAFVYEHTPLQEFNKPKVIHPADQAFIGTWDIIVRPPVHVKLESEDWFLDEQKTDLDNDDAANGSKVADIFYPEIGPLGRGKYEAGATVLDEMMITAISRNQWRRRGYPWELVHRDRNMGEMVWSMD; encoded by the coding sequence ATGTACAACCCATCATACGACCCAATGCTCAGCCGTCCACTCACACCCGACAAAAGCTTCCACTTTCTcaaactcaaccccaacctcgccctcttcatcCCAGTCCCCGAGTGCACCTgctgcctcttcttccagttcTACCAGTGCGGATGCCCCGACAACCAGTCCCACAACGGCATCGGCCTCTTCGGCGAGCTACTTCGCTTCCGTAACCCAACTCAGTTTGCTTGCCTGTACAAGTGCCCCATCCATTTCCTCCCCCAGGCTGCGCAGACAATCCTCCACAACCGCGGCTTCCGCCACAGGAACGACCCCCTGCCCGTCGCTCAAGCCCCCGTCGAACTCCCCTTTCCGTGCTACAAGCACCAAGAAGAATGCTCATACAGAATCTCAAAGAAGGCAGCCATGAATATCCGGCCATCCCTGGGACATTCGAACAAGATTAACAAGCTCAAGCGGAAGCAAAAAGCAAAGAGGGAGGTTGATTGGGCCAAGAAACACAGAAAGACGCTGAGGGCGTTTGTGTATGAGCACACGCCCCTTCAGGAGTTCAACAAGCCCAAGGTCATCCACCCTGCCGACCAGGCATTCATTGGAACATGGGATATAATTGTACGGCCACCTGTCCATGTCAAGCTTGAGAGTGAGGACTGGTTCCTTGATGAGCAAAAGACTGATTTGGACAATGACGACGCAGCGAACGGGAGCAAGGTGGCGGATATATTCTACCCCGAGATAGGTCCGCTTGGGAGGGGCAAGTATGAGGCTGGCGCGACGGTGCTGGATGAGATGATGATTACTGCGATATCGCGGAAccagtggaggaggagggggtatCCGTGGGAGCTTGTGCATAGGGATCGGAAcatgggggagatggtgtggAGTATGGATTGA
- a CDS encoding hypothetical protein (COG:U; EggNog:ENOG503NUTS), translating into MYQDYDPTDTARREGGRRKPELTIDTSPSPPRIKRQRDPPQTPPARETPTPSQVESASSAGGQVLRLPKGTGRDTADIETFLESLTPVDIPYEMTLPNQDQQHNQPELPSSSRSKKQPDPRDSHDLSLPARQVTRDSLVANMLLSLDQMSMGQIGGGVGGTTSFGGSRPGYDDPLFSSFGDDNSRTMTFNSRTGRTGHGYSYSSDLEGADDASRMSSRGRRSNSSSGFQSNLGRINSMRETGTPGAIHSRDGKGSKSSSANSIDQGYAQVLGSQRWARGFGRSSSFDGAAEAAAPRPAPGPWHIEFSNTFFNKNNDEYDAAPMPTVPAGPRRLTTVPSLPVMPPPEPKTTEPKAQSRGSSVERRRSIRSSKSATITRKPDPMYTTVRDAPPVPALDIDSAPAPHIGYEKSKEAGLVPPQATMQPKEKQGFFRRMFGSTKTALTPSISTPPVTPAASSLGLQPKSSAPPSRESHHSTTHTLQKKTSSFFRRRKQSITDAEPPPVPIVPVAPVVHNVPAVKLPMDQLQVFPGIGKAEPSPITSLRRAMDPFLAGSPTSTAAQTPVDEPMPSIEAPESPVQAKNPAPPEEENRGRNRGFSPDYDPSPKAVIRKVDPEPSDPNNTATTPNRPPATPLASPPKSFLREDSDDEDSPVRYRKAPQSETRNLKPGAEDDRNRSPSPTVSKSKSVPNLNMARKDLRLSIRHNTDNPPTHRDSSNTLGLPLEKPSVPSFKIESAEPSPKGESIPHSAKTIDEPNEFVVGDPTEDDRQKAQKIYDGSEEFIQKDRAAAYMGEEGPVRQRVLRAYMDLFDFENQSIVSGLRLVCNRLLLRAETQQVDRILVAFTKRWCDCNPNHGFKIPDVIHTICYSIILLNTDLHIADIEHRMSKPQFVKNTMTTIRQALQESAPEAFNKRASILPGKGPQWEAEGRTSEDQNPRYSSFRASFKPPPRPGSALGTFADSADGCGPLVKAPFDGPLKAWEQQVEIVLKETYSSIRDDRLPLFGADVSSPIVQTPNSLSVMSMLKRSPSVLSKAPSEGVASTRGRIQDTMKPNSRWNSKSRSRPRGFGNGFSSSRTSFDDGTSVWSPTDSSATWSKVSLGRTHTSMSMDSFGSAYPRGDYQQSIGFASALSQAIIREDNADDDGEVHPDELLDDESLELAGPPWIKEGIVSHKHFKDGNNKKPKNHNWTEVFAVIQKGQLSLFSFSPNKSMRQKNRRGPGGTLPKGAVVGGGNWQDHATNLGTFSLRHTLATAFPPGGYSHSRRHVWILNLPTGAVHFFHVGTPEISAEFVSTANYWSARLSTVPLIGGISNIEYGWSDAVINNALVAAINESTTNLPNRPPTSGSSARGHSRSGSAAAANTGTGIVPTLTRSSMQSGRSIRSSSFDFGGSLNRPGSGSSGVLGNHAGLVGSLPMRHSAKLPGDRIHIADWTPPQQSTRPSNLSEKDQLGYLQGYIKSIEAELQSHNALRSPMLLAFTPRSTNAVRAMANWERKSEYLLHEIVKFRTYAENLEMATVRRGEIYKERDIAKRAARGEEVDLDGDGEEEKKKEEGVEVVV; encoded by the exons ATGTACCAAGATTACGATCCAACCGACACGGCTCGCCGAGAAGGCGGCAGACGGAAGCCCGAACTGACTATCGACACGTCGCCGTCCCCCCCGAGAATCAAAAGACAGCGAGACCCCCCACAGACACCGCCTGCCCGCGAAACACCCACACCTTCCCAAGTCGAGAGCGCCTCATCTGCTGGGGGCCAGGTGCTTAGGTTGCCCAAAGGCACGGGTAGAGACACGGCCGACATTGAGACCTTTCTTGAGAGTCTCACGCCCGTCGACATCCCCTACGAGATGACACTGCCGAACCAGGACCAGCAACATAACCAGCCCGAACTGCCATCATCGTCTCGCTCCAAGAAGCAGCCCGACCCCCGCGACTCCCACGACCTCTCGCTGCCGGCCCGCCAGGTAACACGGGACTCGCTCGTGGCCAACATGCTCCTGTCGCTCGACCAAATGTCCATGGGCCAgattggaggaggtgttggtggtaCCACGTCATTTGGCGGGTCGAGGCCAGGGTACGACGATCCCCTCTTTTCCTCGTTTGGAGACGACAACAGCCGAACAATGACCTTCAACTCGAGGACCGGCCGCACCGGCCACGGCTACTCGTACAGCTCTGACCTCGAAGGGGCAGACGACGCCAGCAGGATGTCATCGCGCGGCCgccgcagcaacagcagctcaGGCTTCCAGTCCAACCTCGGCCGGATCAACAGCATGCGCGAGACGGGGACACCCGGGGCAATCCATTCCAGAGACGGCAAGGGGAGCAAGAGCAGCAGCGCAAACAGCATCGATCAGGGTTACGCGCAGGTTCTGGGCAGCCAGCGATGGGCCAGGGGCTTTGGGAGATCATCGAGCTTTGATGGGgcggcagaagcagcagcaccacgGCCAGCACCAGGCCCCTGGCACATTGAGTTTTCCAACACTTttttcaacaagaacaacgaTGAGTATGACGCCGCGCCGATGCCAACGGTCCCAGCCGGCCCGCGTAGACTAACCACAGTGCCGTCGCTGCCCGTCATGCCGCCACCCGAACCCAAGACTACCGAGCCAAAGGCCCAATCCAGAGGGTCGAGTGTCGAACGTCGACGAAGCATCCGCTCGTCCAAGagcgccaccatcaccagaaaGCCAGACCCAATGTACACCACGGTGCGCGATGCACCGCCTGTCCCTGCTTTGGACATCGACTCAGCTCCTGCTCCACACATTGGTTACGAAAAATCAAAAGAGGCGGGTCTTGTCCCGCCACAGGCCACTATGcagccaaaagaaaagcaaggTTTCTTCAGGAGGATGTTTGGATCTACCAAGACAGCATTGACACCGAGCATCTCTACGCCACCAGTAACACCGGCCGCCTCCTCGCTCGGACTGCAGCCGAAATCATCCGCACCACCGTCACGCGAATCACATCATTCCACCACGCATACGCTACAGAAAAAGACGTCGTCGTTCTTTCGGCGACGGAAACAGTCCATCACAGATGCGGAGCCACCACCGGTACCCATCGTGCCAGTGGCACCGGTGGTGCACAATGTCCCGGCGGTCAAGCTCCCTATGGATCAGCTACAGGTGTTCCCAGGGATAGGAAAGGCAGAGCCCAGCCCGATCACCAGCTTACGGCGGGCCATGGACCCGTTCCTTGCTGGCAGCCCTACGTCGACCGCTGCCCAGACCCCTGTGGACGAGCCAATGCCTTCGATCGAGGCACCAGAATCTCCTGTTCAGGCCAAGAATCCCGCGCCACCGGAAGAGGAGAACCGCGGTAGGAACCGCGGCTTTTCACCGGACTATGACCCGAGTCCAAAAGCTGTTATACGCAAAGTCGACCCCGAACCCAGTGATCCCAACAACACTGCCACCACACCAAACCGGCCCCCTGCTACGCCTCTGGCCTCGCCGCCCAAGTCTTTTCTACGCGAAGACagtgatgacgaggacagCCCGGTACGGTATCGCAAGGCTCCTCAGTCTGAAACCAGGAACCTCAAGCCTGGGGCGGAAGATGACAGGAACCggtcaccgtcaccaacgGTATCCAAGTCCAAGAGCGTTCCAAACCTTAACATGGCCAGGAAAGACTTGAGACTTTCGATCCGACACAATACCGACAACCCGCCCACTCACCGTGACAGTTCCAACACGCTCGGCCTGCCACTTGAAAAGCCAAGTGTGCCCAGCTTCAAGATCGAAAGCGCCGAGCCGAGTCCCAAGGGTGAATCCATTCCTCACTCAGCCAAGACCATTGATGAACCGAACGAGTTTGTGGTGGGAGATCCCACGGAAGATGACCGTCAAAAGGCACAGAAGATTTATGACGGCAGTGAGGAGTTCATCCAAAAGGATCGGGCGGCGGCTTACatgggtgaagaaggcccTGTTCGCCAGAGAGTGCTACGTGCTTACATGGATCTCTTCGACTTTGAGAACCAGAGCATTGTGAGCGGCTTGCGCTTGGTGTGCAAccgcctgctgctgagggCTGAAACACAGCAAGTGGACAGGATCTTGGTAGCCTTTACCAAGAGGTGGTGCGACTGCAACCCAAATCATGGTTTCAAAATACCAG ATGTTATTCACACTATTTGCTACTCAATCATTCTTCTCAACACGGATCTTCATATTGCTGATATTGAGCACAGAATGAGCAAGCCCCAGTTCGTCAAGAACACCATGACCACCATCAGACAGGCCCTTCAAGAGTCGGCGCCTGAGGCGTTCAACAAGCGTGCGAGCATCCTGCCGGGCAAGGGGCCCCAGTGGGAGGCGGAAGGTCGCACGTCGGAGGACCAAAACCCGAGATATAGTAGCTTCCGGGCCTCGttcaagccaccaccacgtcCCGGTTCGGCGCTTGGGACGTTTGCGGATTCGGCTGACGGATGTGGCCCTCTTGTCAAGGCGCCATTTGACGGGCCGCTGAAGGCATGGGAGCAACAAGTGGAAATTGTCTTGAAGGAGACATATTCTTCGATCCGCGATGACCGTTTGCCGTTGTTCGGCGCCGATGTCTCGAGCCCTATCGTCCAGACCCCAAACAGCTTGTCCGTCATGAGCATGCTCAAGCGGTCACCCAGTGTGCTTAGCAAAGCGCCATCAGAGGGTGTTGCTTCCACCCGGGGCCGCATTCAGGACACAATGAAGCCCAACTCGAGGTGGAACTCCAAGAGCAGATCAAGACCACGAGGCTTTGGCAACGGCTTCTCGTCTAGTAGGACTAGCTTTGACGATGGAACGTCTGTCTGGAGCCCTACCGATTCCTCAGCGACCTGGAGTAAGGTGTCGCTGGGTAGGACCCACACCTCCATGTCAATGGACTCGTTCGGCTCGGCGTATCCCCGTGGCGACTACCAGCAGTCGATTGGATTCGCCAGCGCTCTGAGCCAGGCGATTATCCGGGAGGATAatgccgacgacgacggggaggTTCATCCTGATGagttgttggatgatgagtCTCTTGAGCTTGCCGGTCCTCCATGGATCAAGGAAGGAATTGTGAGCCACAAACACTTCAAGGATGGGAACAATaagaagcccaagaaccACAATTGGACCGAAGTGTTTGCGGTCATCCAAAAGGGGCAGCTGagcctcttctccttttcgcCGAACAAGTCGATGAGACAGAAGAACAGACGGGGTCCTGGCGGGACTCTTCCCAAGGGTGccgtggtgggtgggggCAACTGGCAAGACCATGCTACCAACCTGGGTACTTTCTCGCTCAGGCATACTCTCGCCACTGCTTTCCCTCCTGGGGGGTACAGCCATTCCCGCAGGCACGTCTGGATCCTGAACCTGCCCACCGGCGCCGTTCACTTCTTCCACGTCGGCACACCCGAGATCAGCGCCGAGTTCGTCAGCACGGCCAACTACTGGAGCGCCCGACTCAGCACAGTACCACTGATTGGTGGTATCTCCAACATCGAGTACGGCTGGAGCGACGCGGTTATCAACAATGCGCTCGTAGCCGCCATTAACGAAAGcacaaccaacctccccaaccgcccCCCAACATCCGGCAGCAGCGCCCGAGGCCACTCCCGCTCCGGCAGCGCGGCCGCTGCCAACACCGGCACAGGGATAGTACCCACCCTCACCCGCTCCTCCATGCAATCCGGCCGCTCCATCCGCTCTTCGTCCTTTGACTTTGGCGGCTCTCTCAACCGCCCTGGCTCGGGCTCCTCGGGCGTCCTCGGCAACCACGCCGGCCTGGTCGGCTCCCTTCCTATGCGTCACTCGGCCAAGCTGCCTGGTGATCGCATCCACATTGCCGACTGGACACCGCCGCAGCAGTCCACCCGCCCCAGCAACCTGTCCGAGAAGGACCAGCTGGGGTATCTGCAGGGGTACATCAAGAGTATCGAGGCGGAACTGCAGAGCCACAACGCGCTTAGGAGCCCGATGCTACTTGCGTTCACGCCGAGGAGCACGAACGCGGTGAGGGCCATGGCGAattgggagaggaagagcgAGTATTTGCTGCATGAGATTGTCAAGTTTAGGACGTATGCCGAGAATTTGGAGATGgcgacggtgaggaggggggagatcTACAAGGAGAGGGATATTGCGAAgcgggcggcgaggggggaggaggttgatttggacggggatggggaggaagagaagaagaaggaggagggggttgaggtggttgtgtaA
- a CDS encoding hypothetical protein (EggNog:ENOG503P55X; COG:S), producing MSYTIKVQVYQTKTNAFFHLAESTVFRNGTWDEVKGAQVLTIGASGTSGSLRFVADTGENFIVTLGVHNYKPWGDIVTKLDPASQTGVVITPEYYETEWGGTQKKERVDARWKTLSSYEVTRDGRKYSFNYTVTSGNDLKVNVVIG from the coding sequence ATGTCCTACACCATCAAAGTCCAGGTCTACCAGACCAAAACCAAcgccttcttccacctcgCCGAAAGCACCGTCTTCCGCAACGGCACCTGGGACGAGGTCAAAGGCGCCCAAGTCCTCACCATCGGCGCCAGCGGCACCTCGGGCTCGCTCCGCTTCGTGGCCGACACGGGCGAGAACTTCATCGTCACCCTTGGCGTGCACAACTACAAGCCGTGGGGCGACATCGTCACTAAGCTGGACCCTGCCAGCCAGACTGGTGTTGTCATCACGCCGGAGTACTACGAGACTGAATGGGGTGGCACTCAGAAGAAGGAGCGTGTTGATGCGAGGTGGAAGACGCTGTCTTCGTATGAGGTCAcgagggatgggaggaagtATTCGTTTAATTACACGGTGACGAGCGGGAATGACCTCAAGGTTAATGTTGTTATTGGTTAG
- a CDS encoding hypothetical protein (EggNog:ENOG503NYEJ; COG:C) has product MSADFWAGYLSGAASIIIGNPLDVLKVQLQASSSSSSSSSSPSTTTTTTNPRILTTPRNLLLGTAAPILTYGALNALLFVSYNRSESYLNSFFPSPSHPGQQVGKGSNLTTTFLAGCISGLATFLVSCPTEIIKVRSQTSSTSSWNVTTQILRQNGVKGLYQAGGVTVLRDSIGYGFYFWGYELSSGWYNSFFGTTPEETTGRALLCGGVAGVLTWASIFPLDVVKTRMQTRDTAGEQQGLLGSGGKGKGAWQTGREIYAREGIKPFFRGLGVCSLRAFVVNAVQFAVYEGAMARLTGRDEKVGVLQEGFAG; this is encoded by the coding sequence atgtCAGCCGACTTCTGGGCCGGCTACCTCTCGGGCGCAGCCTCCATCATAATCGGCAACCCCCTCGACGTCCTCAAAGTCCAACTCCAAGCCagttcctcgtcctcttcctcttcctcttccccttccaccaccacaaccaccaccaacccaagAATCCTAACCACCCcccgcaacctcctcctcggcacagcagcccccatcctcacctaCGGTGCCTTGAACGCCCTGCTTTTTGTGTCGTATAACCGCTCAGAGTCCTACCTCaactctttttttccttccccctcccaccccggcCAGCAAGTAGGAAAAGGATCAAACCTCACAACCACCTTCCTAGCAGGCTGCATCTCCGGCCTCGCCACCTTTTTGGTGTCTTGCCCAACCGAGATCATCAAAGTCCGTTCGCaaacctcctcgacctcctcctggaATGTAACAACCCAAATCCTACGGCAGAATGGCGTAAAAGGTCTCTACCAAGCCGGGGGGGTGACCGTTCTGAGAGATAGCATAGGATACGGGTTTTATTTCTGGGGGTACGAGCTCTCCTCCGGATGGTACAACTCCTTCTTCGGCACCACACCAGAGGAAACAACAGGGAGGGCGCTCCTCTGTGGTGGGGTGGCGGGGGTGTTGACCTGGGCGAGTATTTTCCCTTTGGATGTCGTCAAGACCAGGATGCAAACTCGGGACACGGCGGGGGAACAACAAGGTTTGTTGGGGAGTggaggaaaaggcaaagggGCGTGGCAGACGGGGAGGGAAATCTACGCGAGAGAAGGGATAAAACCCTTCTTTCGGGGGCTAGGAGTCTGCAGTCTGAGGGCGTTTGTGGTCAATGCCGTGCAGTTTGCCGTTTATGAGGGGGCTATGGCTAGGTTGACGGGGAGGGACGAAAAGGTGGGGGTTTTACAGGAGGGCTTTGCTGGGTAA
- a CDS encoding hypothetical protein (EggNog:ENOG503NXGR): protein MASSADMASTSYFGRPVAKHRLTTDFDLLVKWSRVLGARPENPSCILSQLSKEDQAALFSPSFEQFRIVDDASEGPKIEIVQNKLYERLGVAPMDPDLAAMMVSDNYKRSEKSLYDVDCHLRDAEEESGVLYDFCLQKAKNAGWTDYEAHQYAKMYRSRHFVHIVRRRQQEIRDEKRKLTIPGYTPIERDLIPVIEDPLEAASTAGLRSYFAGLPEATSTLSSVHLAENGPPASAYAGPTHDLQQTPISAPTSNEGYMQAARHEYHPSFSPHVTTSVVDQLRLEDIQLYQTPSPVGEHSQANATPFTPSPAPMTTKASYSGYVSGASDTSMEAQASDNSGQFSDASSAVTEMPVYAADDDDYDDADGGALLPRDLAESLGIPSQIPYSSHVTQQPVFQTMPTVPQGGLLGAGLSGYWLPVYAASDVAEDGNQNSSAFQFPPLNAPVANTECNSPDLVLTTTTQFGDTQLTTFQTPAKGPRNSLSENVKVTQYPESRQQLWNGMTCYDVPSSALGFLKKHQIFPTYWTTKLGKERFLRHKFSDLKHADANVMRDKTLGKVARNPVYIVVDLSNIIIGFYDKMKEKRGIPLGRRVIAPAFSFNNFDTLLARDRSVGKRILAGSLGSATKSLPSHVKQAGAIGYDVNLLHRVSKPVSPRKMRADLQSDTSNDDDDLFTGPMKLGEQGVDEVLHLKLLQLDFDHKPGTICLGTGDAASAEYSDGFLKNIERLLERGWRVELYGWAHNISFAWRDEFETKWADFFKIIELDEFCEELFDMTVESIPDFIPAF, encoded by the coding sequence ATGGCTTCATCCGCCGACATGGCGTCGACCTCCTACTTTGGTCGGCCCGTAGCCAAGCACCGGCTTACCACCGACTTCGACCTGCTTGTCAAGTGGTCCCGGGTCCTTGGAGCACGCCCGGAGAATCCCTCCTGCATCCTGTCGCAGCTTTCCAAGGAAGACCAAGCTGCCCTGTTCTCTCCATCATTCGAGCAGTTCCGCATCGTCGACGACGCGTCGGAGGGTCCCAAGATTGAGATCGTCCAGAACAAGCTGTACGAGCGACTTGGAGTCGCGCCTATGGATCCCGACCTGGCCGCCATGATGGTCTCTGACAACTACAAGCGTTCCGAGAAGTCTTTGTACGATGTCGACTGCCACCTGCGtgacgccgaggaggagtctGGTGTTCTCTACGACTTTTGCCTCCAGAAAGCCAAAAACGCGGGCTGGACTGACTACGAAGCTCACCAGTACGCCAAGATGTACCGGTCCAGGCATTTCGTTCACATTGTGCGCCGCCGGCAACAGGAGATCAGAGATGAGAAGCGCAAGCTCACCATTCCCGGCTATACCCCGATTGAGCGGGATTTGATCCCTGTGATTGAAGACCCTCTTGAAGCTGCCTCAACCGCTGGGCTGCGGTCGTACTTTGCTGGCCTTCCCGAGGCCACCTCGACCCTGTCATCTGTCCATCTTGCAGAGAATGGCCCTCCCGCCTCAGCGTATGCCGGCCCGACTCACGACCTTCAACAAACACCAATTTCTGCGCCTACCAGCAATGAGGGATACATGCAGGCCGCCCGTCACGAGTACCATCCATCATTTTCTCCTCACGTCACCACATCAGTTGTCGATCAGTTGCGACTTGAAGACATTCAGCTGTACCAGACGCCGTCGCCCGTTGGCGAGCACTCTCAGGCGAATGCCACCCCTTTCACCCCATCACCCGCTCCCATGACCACGAAGGCCTCCTACTCTGGTTATGTCTCGGGCGCCAGCGACACCTCCATGGAGGCTCAAGCATCTGACAACTCAGGCCAGTTCTCTGACGCATCTTCTGCAGTTACAGAGATGCCTGTGTATGCTGCAGATGACGACGATTATGATGACGCCGACGGCGGCGCCTTGTTGCCCAGAGACCTTGCTGAGTCGCTTGGAATCCCCTCTCAGATCCCTTACTCCTCACATGTCACTCAACAACCTGTCTTTCAGACAATGCCCACAGTTCCGCAGGGAGGCCTCTTGGGTGCCGGTCTGAGCGGATACTGGCTTCCCGTGTACGCCGCTTCCGATGTCGCTGAGGACGGAAACCAAAACTCCTCTGCGTTTCAGTTCCCCCCTCTGAACGCTCCTGTTGCCAATACCGAGTGCAACAGCCCCGACCTTgtgctcaccaccactactcAGTTTGGTGATACCCAGTTGACGACTTTTCAGACTCCTGCCAAGGGCCCGCGGAATTCCTTGTCTGAGAATGTCAAGGTGACCCAGTACCCTGAGTCTCGACAGCAGCTGTGGAACGGAATGACATGTTACGATGTCCCCTCATCTGCCCTGGGCTTTTTGAAAAAGCATCAGATTTTTCCGACGTACTGGACCACCAAGCTGGGCAAGGAGCGCTTTCTGCGCCACAAGTTCAGCGATTTGAAGCACGCAGATGCCAACGTCATGCGTGACAAAACCTTGGGAAAGGTTGCTCGCAATCCTGTCTACATTGTCGTCGACTTGTCCAACATCATTATTGGCTTCTACGacaagatgaaggagaagcgTGGCATTCCCCTTGGCAGGCGCGTTATTGCCCCTGCCTTCAGCTTCAATAACTTCGACACGCTGCTTGCCCGCGATCGGAGTGTCGGGAAGCGTATTCTTGCCGGATCACTTGGAAGCGCCACCAAGTCTTTGCCAAGCCATGTCAAGCAAGCTGGCGCCATAGGCTATGATGTTAACCTTTTGCATCGTGTGTCCAAGCCAGTTTCGCCGCGTAAGATGCGAGCGGATCTTCAGTCGGACACTTccaacgatgacgacgacctcTTTACCGGCCCCATGAAGCTGGGCGAGCAAGGTGTCGACGAGGTTCTCCATCTcaagcttcttcagcttgATTTTGATCACAAGCCTGGCACCATTTGCCTGGGCACTGGCGATGCTGCGTCTGCCGAGTACTCTGACGGTTTTTTGAAGAACATTGAGCGTCTCCTTGAGCGCGGCTGGCGTGTCGAGTTGTACGGATGGGCTCATAACATTTCCTTTGCCTGGCGTGACGAGTTTGAGACCAAGTGGGCTGATTTCTTCAAGATCATTGAGCTGGACGAGTTCTGTGAGGAGCTTTTTGACATGACCGTTGAGTCCATCCCGGACTTCATACCGGCCTTTTAA